The Telopea speciosissima isolate NSW1024214 ecotype Mountain lineage chromosome 11, Tspe_v1, whole genome shotgun sequence genome includes the window TGTCCTTCGTTTTTGCGGTTGTATTTGACGCTACTTTTCTATCAAAAATTTATGAGAATGATTCTGCCGCGGTAATTTCGTTAAAACTCTGGATTCGATTTGAACATTTCGATTTTGTTTTGAAATCCTAGGCTTTTTGTGTTTCTCTAATTAGTATTAAATGATGCTTCACTTATACCTTCACTGCAccgaggaagaaaaaaaaaataaagaaaagtgaaaatacATCGATTCCGAGCAAGAAACACATCGTTACTTCATAAAATTCAAAGCTAGTTTCTAGTCGTATGATGTTGCCTTTGAGATCTTGTGGTGTCCTACTCCTTCTAATTAGTTAACCTTTAATGGCGATGTTCTTGATTTTTTGGTTGTTGTCCTTTGTTCTTGCGGTGTTGTTTGACGCtatttttttatccaaaattTATGAGAAAGATTCTATTACGGTAAcggttgggagtgacccaaaatacCTTGTCCAGATCCCGGCTTGGACGAGGGAGCGATGCTCgttggctggtgtgcaataaagaattaaagttgcaccttccctcacaaggcgtcttttgggggattgacaaGCGCTTGGTcttacaattggtatcagagcaggtggtctgGAGTTCGAGTCTCTCCAGTGCTATGGGTGTTCTGTTATTGGGAGTGCATTTGGGGGAGAATTATTGGGAGTGATCCAAAATGCCCTGGCCAGATCCCAGCTCAGGCGAGGGAGCGATATGCGCTGGCTgttgtgcaataaggaattaaagttgcacctttcCTCATAAGACATCTTTttggggattggcaagcgcttggtCTTACAGTAACTTCGTTAAAACTCTGGATTCGATTTAAACATTTCGATtttgttttgaaaccctaggtttttCGTGTTTCTCTCATTAGTATTAAATCATGCTTCACTCATACCTTCACTCCAgcgaggaaaaagaaaaatgaagacaTGTGAAAATACTTTACTCTCCTTTTGGCAATCAGAGCAAGAGAGTCATGCAAAGTAGCCGATTAAATATAGTGTTCAAATTAAGTACGATTCCTATGAATTGTCTTTTATCAACACCAATCTGAATGTTAACTCACTTAGATTAATTTTCCTTCCCTATAAAGCATATTGTCTATTCAGGAGATAAAAACTTGATAGACCAAGCATCTCAAGATTCCTCTCACTAATCCCGCCAATGCTCTCTCATTTTGGCTTTCTAGGATAGGCAATGGATTTGGGAGGTGAGAGAGAATAGGAGATAAATATATCCTAAAGTAAACTTCTTTGCGATTTGCGATCAATAGTATCTATTAAACAAAATGGGATACCCCATGAAATACCACTTGGgattaaaatccaaaaccctaaaaggcaTTAGGTGTAGATGATCCAAATGTATATAAAGATACATTCAATATCCAATATATAAAATCGATGTGAAATTACCAACAATTCGATGTCAGATATATGTACTCCCaatccccaaaagaaaaagatttggaACATAAAATTTAGTGCATTTTTCAATCAGTCTTCTAAGTTTGGAAACTAGAAATTACCGACGTATCTCTTTGAAATTCAAATGACAGAACATGAGAGACTATTAAGAATACCAAGAGAGTGTTGCAAGTGTGTTCAGAATAAAATTGAAAGAATTTTTGTGaccctgattcaccccctcttagTGTCAACCTGGGAATATCACATTATACAGTCCTAGTAAATATAATaaaaggtaaattacacatGAGGTGCCCTGAGTTTGATAAAACTAAATTTAAGATGCCTTAAGTTTTAAAACTGTTGTTTGGGatacctaagggtgtcaattctatACCGATACCATATATCGAAACCGGAACCATATAGTATATCCGTATTACCATACAGTATACTGAACACAATCGGTACGATATCGGTATGGAAAATGATACTGTACTTGATACAGTACTGTATCGATATGGAGGTTGATACCGTCGGTACATATCGATACGGTACCGAATTACTGAATACCAATACCATACCGTATTATAATCATATATACTCATATATATACTCATTTATATGTAAGTAtatatgtattatatatatatatatatatactagtttGGGTGCACGTGGTTTAATTTGTAAGTTGTGTAAGAGATAATGTCTGTAACAAATTAAATGTATTTCAATTATCTAAAgccatctcttttcttttaattaattttgattCCGAAAGTGTGTGATTTTATAGTAAAGTTACATATGGCAATGCACATGTGGTCATTTGTTAGTCGTTGAAGAAGAAATGTTTGAATAAACGAAATGCTAGCTCCATTCACAAAAAAAAGTACCACATTTGTCAAGTAGTCTAATTTTTTCACATaggaaattaaaattaagaGTACTAACTTTATGTCAAATAGGTCCAGTTGGGTGCCTGACGAGGTAAAACCCCGCAACGGttaagtggtttttttttttttttttgatagaacaAACAAATCTTTAGACTCATGGGCATTGTTGTGTAATTGCACTACAAGTATTCATATAGTCCAGTCATGTGACTGgcaaatttctattttattagtatCACTTAGTTCATTCAAGCACAATGTTTAGCAAGTAGTTGGTTCAGCAACCAAAGTCCCACATTTGAATACTTAAAAAGATAGACAATAACTTCTCTTTTAACCAAAGAAGAGAGGTGGGGAGACAGAAAGAGAAAACAATTTCTAGTTGTTATCTCATTCAAGTATATTGTTTAGCTAGTAGTTGGTCCAGCAACCAAAGTCCTACATTTGATACTTCAAAAGATAGAGAATAACTTCTCTTTTAACCAAAGAAGAGAGGTGGCGAGTAAGACAGAAAAAGCAATTTCTAGTTTTTATCTCATTCAAGTACAATGTTTAGCTAGTAGTTGGTCCAGCAACCAAAGTCCCACATTTTATACttcaaaagatagaaaataactTCCCTTTTAACCAAAGAAGAGGGGTGGGGAGCAAGAAAGAGAAACCTCGGCCCTTCATTCTTTTAAAATTCTTAACGGATGAATGATATCATGGATTAAGCGGAATAATAGACAGAGATCAGTAGGTACAATTCTACACAACCaattttgcaagggtaattttgtcaattCACCTCTTAATTTTAACACTGTtaatcatgaactgacggaatgggcttatttgttactgttacaaaccttaggggggtacacagaatttttcaaaactgggggataaaattatcctttcgtcaaacctcagaggtggtatgtgtaaattacccataatTATAAGTGATAAATTTTCTTGAGGTAATCTTTGTGTCTATCATTGCTTTTCTAACCataaaaagcatcaaaataaaaatggacCTGACTCCTACATGGccaattttgattggttttaTTGACCAAACTATGGTTtcgagggaaaaaaaaaaaacaattaaagaaTATAAGagaaaagcttttttttttttttgtttggcttcGCAGTCCATATAATCAAGTCATAATCCAGTGCTTACTTCTCCCATATTGAAACATTGGATTGGAACCtcgattctaaggtttttgggaTCAGATTGCTAGGTTTGGGATCTGAGAAGCTGATTAGGGCACGCCTACCTGGGCATCATGCATCGCATCGCCTGaaaaattcaccaaaaaataagaaaaaacattGGATTAGGCTGAAATTTTAGCACCAATAAACCCCAAGGTCATTTActtatatgtcaaatttcagcccaaatggAGTTGGCAATGTTGCAAAACAAATCATTGAAAATCTGAGAATTTAATAAAAGATTGATGGACTACTGAGGGGGAATGTTCATGGCCATGCATTGGAGTGTATGGCACTATTGAGGGGGacataaatgattgaatttggatctgaaatttgacatgtgtcTATCCAGATTATCTCCTAGGTATCCAGCGATTTGCCATTTAATCCTTCCCTATAGCAGAATAGGTGTCTAACTAGGGACCTCCtgccaaaataaaatttggaaaaaaattgaaataattgaacacaaaaaaaaagtatcatttataaaagagaagaaaaaggaaatgaaaaaagagaaaatattctCATTGAAGATTCATCTCCCTCTATTTGTATGGTCATGCAAATAATATTACAAGTATGAGAAACAAATTCCAGACTTCATCATTAAATTATATCATACAGTTTGGGTATACAATCACATTTAATAGCGCGATGCAATGCGCTCCACAAAATAGGTTAATGTAAAAATTGtacttttccccccttttctggtcattcttaaatcttaacAATTACCTTTAATTTCTGTATGTCACAAAATTCAAGGCAGATTATTCTGCAAATACAAAGAATGCTGTTTTACTATTTCATGTCTGCAGCCCGGGGTGACCATTAGTGTTTGTTTCTGTTCTACACTATATCTGCAAGTGCAATGAGTAATAAAAGTTAGGACAAAAAAGATATTAAATACGAAATAGAATGAAATAATCACATTTAGGGCTTAAACAGACTGAATACAGAAATTTAAGTAATATCCACGCATGGATCCGATAATCAGATATTCAATCAAAATAGCAtatattttttccccttctcttatCTCCTATACTCATGTTTTTACTtgattaaatttcattttaaaatttttctccAAGAATAATCCTCTTGATATGTCATGACCTTAAATTTAAACGGATCTGATACTGATCTGATCAGATATGGCTTTGATCTTGATCAGATAAGATATCAATGTATCTATATCTGTATCTGCAATAAACAGGCCAGATAATAGCTGGTTCATTTACAGCCCTAGCTGCATATCTCCTTGTAAAATGGCAGAATACCTTTTACTGTTAAACCATATATCAACTCACACACTATCGCACCCCACCATTTCTACCATAAAGatggaatgggtttattttttttttttttaaaggacagAATCAACAAGAAGTTGTCCAAAATTTTGTACAACTGATTTTCAATGAATTCTATATCTTTAATCATCAAATtctatatcaaaaaaaaaaaaaaaaaacacgcaAATCTATCAACTAAGATCCATAAACATAGAAATGATGAGTTGTAAATCTGTATGACAACACCTACTTTCATGAAAAGCTATGCCACCATTTTACATGCAAACAAAAGGAGCCTATATAAATCATCACAATTCGAATATGTAAATGGACTTACCACATCCTTCATAGAAGGTTTCTTGGCGCGTCATAACTTATTTTGAAGATCTTCAACGTTAATAGGCATGCAACCAGACAATTTAACAATAACCAGCAATATATACATGCTGCCAGCCAACAAATCATTACCAAGAGATGAGGGCCACCACCAACAGAACAGACTACCTGACCAGAATTCCTTCAGTCCACCTTATTTCTTGCAGCTGCTTTCCAATCTCTCCGGCCATGTCTTACCCCATTAACTTCGGAAAGGGAAAAACATACTGGCTGCTCAGACAGAAATTTACCGTCTTCCCTCTCTTCAGAAACAAAATCCTGTTCCTGGTCTTCGCTTACAACATTTGAAGCAGGCAACAGAAGTCCAATAGATGCGCTTTCCTGTCCCTCTGATGCCTGGCCTTTTCTTGCATCTTGCTTCCAATCTCGTGGGCAATGAATGCGGGTCATGCACTTATTCATGCCCCCTTTCAATTGTGATTCTAATTGCAATGAAGTTGATTGGCTTAGAAGGTAAGGGCTACTCATATCAGCTTCAAGACGCTTCCGAGCCCTATATCTACGCTGACGTTCTCGATTCTTAAGGCGACGGGCCATGATGTCATTAAGGCCTATTAAATGTTGTCTTTGATCAAGAGGGTTTATCACATAACCCCCTTGCATAAGACTGTTCACACCATACTCATTTGGCATTTTGGATGAGGGCTGTACAATCTGCATAATTGGAATCAGATTAAGGAGCTTCAAGTAAAAGATGGAAATCATACATATTTTGACTTCACTAAGAGGATTTCCATATTCGCTATTTGTAACTTAAATCAAATTCTTGtggatagaaaatagaaacaaggacAACTATCTTTGAACGGTCCAAAAGAAAATGATCCATAGATGGTTTGCatcattaaaaataatttatttaaaatatacATCCTATGACCTGACACAATATGAAGCGCTATTAAAACAAATCTTTCAAGGGTGGCAAATTTTTTTACTGACTAGTCAAACCAATC containing:
- the LOC122645639 gene encoding uncharacterized protein LOC122645639 isoform X1; its protein translation is MTNQGEKSFMNSEAHRLKNRMRQQRYRARKREEKAKRNGETVLPVELFFTGLPCVTNDFPLSRNDMSALNLEAAGARNGTRSVEFGYEHTANFQEGCSQSSVEAESSQAKTIMGQQPQQQHSDFQFFGTDAEDDADIATGGRPTCYSQKIVQPSSKMPNEYGVNSLMQGGYVINPLDQRQHLIGLNDIMARRLKNRERQRRYRARKRLEADMSSPYLLSQSTSLQLESQLKGGMNKCMTRIHCPRDWKQDARKGQASEGQESASIGLLLPASNVVSEDQEQDFVSEEREDGKFLSEQPVCFSLSEVNGVRHGRRDWKAAARNKVD
- the LOC122645639 gene encoding uncharacterized protein LOC122645639 isoform X2 — protein: MTNQGEKSFMNSEAHRLKNRMRQQRNDMSALNLEAAGARNGTRSVEFGYEHTANFQEGCSQSSVEAESSQAKTIMGQQPQQQHSDFQFFGTDAEDDADIATGGRPTCYSQKIVQPSSKMPNEYGVNSLMQGGYVINPLDQRQHLIGLNDIMARRLKNRERQRRYRARKRLEADMSSPYLLSQSTSLQLESQLKGGMNKCMTRIHCPRDWKQDARKGQASEGQESASIGLLLPASNVVSEDQEQDFVSEEREDGKFLSEQPVCFSLSEVNGVRHGRRDWKAAARNKVD